A window of Tachyglossus aculeatus isolate mTacAcu1 chromosome 26, mTacAcu1.pri, whole genome shotgun sequence genomic DNA:
tttattgttgttttgtaataataataataataataataataatggtatttgttaagcacttactatgtgccaggcactgttctaagcgctggggtagatacaagatagtcgggttggacacagtccctatcccacaaagagctcccagtcctaatccccattttatagataaggcaactgaagcacagagaagttaaatgacatgctcaaggtcacacagcagacaagtggcagagtgacaagcagacaagtgacaattgtattttcccaagtgctcagtacagtgctccacacacagtaagcgcttaaaaaacacgattgaatgaatgaatggagggaggagggaggcggaACCTGGTCCGAGGAAAGACCCGGCCCAGAGGCAGGTTGCGGGGCAGGGGGGTGCGTAAGAGAGTGTCTGAAGAAGAGAAACCAGGAGTGGGACCCTTGGAAAGtagctgcccccttcccccccatcgtCCCCTGGGGAACCTGATAAGAGGCCTGACCTTATACCGACCTATCTGGGGGTCAGAGATAGGGTAGGGGAGAGGCCACGTGGCACCTGTTCGGGTTTACactcctcccgtccccccacccctagACAGGGACAACTCCAGTTACTCAGTGTACTCAGTGCAGGCTTCTTTATTTCTGATACAAAAATCaactaaaaaaaaacacccctgCCCCATGTGACCCCCTTAAATATAGCGACCCTGTCCCGAATCGCCTCTGCCATAGATGCATATATATTATCCTCTACATAGATTTCTCTAAAATATAGTAGTTCCACTCCACATCCCTTCACCCCGCTACTCCCCCCCCGCCGCGgtagctgcctcagtttccccgccacACCCAGCCCGGGCCGGCCCCCTCAGACGACGCTCCACTGGAGCACGCTCGTGTCCTTGCCACCCGTGGACAGGGCCGCGCGGTCACTGTGGAGGAAGGTGATGTTGGTAACGTGGCTGCTGTGGCCTCCGTATTTGTGGCTCTGGGCCTAAGGGTGGGGATGGACGCGGGAGTCAGTCTGACCGCAAAACACCGtccggccccttccctcccctctctcccttttcccgtcaccttctcccccttccctccctcacccttgGCTGGCAGCAGGGGTAGGCGAACAGGTGAACTTTTCCAAAGTCGTCGGCAGACGCCAGCAGTTTGCTGTCGTGGGAACGGGCCACCGCGTTGATGTCAGTGCCGTCGGCGCCCTCCGACCAGATCCCTGCGAGAAGGGCAGGGGTTAAGGGTGACAGGGACCCCCAGAACAGGGGCAGGGACCCCCAAAACCCATTCTCTCCGCAAGCCCCCAGGGAACATATCCAAGTGGATAGGTACCTCAacacatttccccctccccatccccccccaccgcctcacctcctttctctccccacagcacctgtatatatgtatatatgtttgtacatacttattactctatttattttacttgtacatatttattctatttattttattttgttaatatgttttcttttgttgtctgtcgcccccttctagactgtgagcccgctgttgggtagggaccgtctctatatgttgccgacttggacttcccaagcgcttagtacagtgccctgcacacagtaagcactcaataaatacgattgaataataataataataataatgatggcatttgttaagcgcttactatgtgcaaagcaatgtcccacgtggggctcacagtcttcacccccattttacagatgaggtaactgaggctcagagaagttaagtgactcgcccaaggtcacacagcagacatgtgggggagccggaattagaacccatgacctctgactcccaagcccgggcactttccactgagccacgctgcatcttgcTTCTCATGCTACTCCCACCACTGCCAAAGggccactctccccactccacccccagccccaggggcACAGCCGATGATAGAGCAGCAGGGGAAATGCCCGCTGCTAGGCGGCCCTGGGGAGAATGtggaactttttaaaaaaacatttttttcaagtgcttactatgtgccaggcactgtactaaatgctggggtagatctaagcaaagtggttggacacagtccccgtcccacatggggctcacagtcttcctccttccttcagtcttgaagcagcgtggctcggtggaaagagcacgggctttggaggcagaggtcatgggttcaaatcccggctccgccaattgtcagctgtatgactttgggcaagtcacttaactgtgcctcagttccctcatctgcaaaatgggggtgaagactgggagccccaagtgggacaacctgatcaccttgtatcccccccagagcttagaacagtgctttgcacatagtaagcgcttaacaaattccatcattattattattcattcccattttacagatgagggaactgaggctcagggaagtgaagtcacttgcccaaggtcacacagtgggattAAAAAACTAGGCCACCCCTGCTACTACCACCACTGCCACAAGGccattctcccccctccacccccagccccgaggCACAGCAAACAGAGCAGCAACGGAGATGCCCCCGGCTATAGGGTGCTAGGGATAATTTGGGGCTTTTTTTGTTACTGATATTCATtaggctcttactacgtgccaggcactgtattaagcgctagggtagaaacaagctaatcaggttggacacagtccacgtcccatatggggctcacggtcttcatccccattttccatatgagagaaccaaggcccagagaagtgaagtgacttgcccacagtcaccccgcagacaactggtggagccgggattagaacccaggtccttgctctacccactaggtcccACTGCCACCCCATGgccttcctccatctccccgctcccctcccttccGCCTCTTCAGACCCTCACCGAACACGCCGAAGCCCAACACGCAGCTGGCCGTGACCCAATCCACGTTCCGCACCGCCTCGGCGCTGGTGATCTGCTTGCATGTGGCTGGATCCCCTGGGCACAATGGCAGATTGACCCCTTGACCCGCCCGGCTTTGTCCTCCCCCGACCCCACCGCCCCACCGGGGccagggaagaggcagaaaaTGGGGCCACAGGGAGGGACGGAGATGGGGCGGGGGCATTCCCGgcttcccaccccccaactcacAGTACAGGATCTCGTAGTCTCCGGAGTTGGTGACGAAGCAGCTGCTGTCCCTGGCCCAGTCCAGGTGTGTGATGAAGCTGGAGTGGCCCTggccagggggagaggagggcattAAGGCTCCGGTGCCACGGGGCACGGAACAGAGGGGcacagggggcggggggagggcctGCAGGTACCCACCGAACACTTGCCCACACGGCTGTACTTGTGACCCTCCTCGCTCACGGCGTACACGTACACAAGGTTATCGTGCGAGCCCACGGCCAGGAACGCCCCGTCTGCGGGGGGCAAGGCTCGGGTGAGGGCGACGGCCTCTGCCTTGCCGCCCCCTCCCACGGTCCGCCCCGGTACCTGGGGAGAAGCTGACCACGGAGATCTGCTCGCCACCGTCCGTGTGAATGACCACGAGGTCGTGGGTCTCCGCATCCAGTACCAACCAcctgggggaaggggggtgggggtgagggtgggcgaCAGTAATGCAGGTCACAGGcctaagtcagagaagcagtgtggctcggtggaaagagcacgggcttgggagtcagaggtcatgggttcaaatcctggctccgccaattgtcagctgtgtgactttgggccggtcacttaacttctctgggcctcagttacctcatctgtaaaatggggattaagattgtgagccgcacatgggacaacctgagcaccttgtatcctccccaaagcttaggacagtgctttgcacatagtaagctcttaacaaataccaaaattattattattattattaagtcttaaCCCTCTAGCATAgcagggggtaggggaggagcAGTCTCCCCTGTGCCCAGCAGGGGGCAGTgacggagaagagagagaaatcaaccaagcaatcaacggtcggtattaataataataatgatgataataacaataataatagtggcatttgttatgtgccaggcactgtactaagcactggggcagatacgagccccgtgtgggatgtggactgcgtccaacccggttagcttatcaatcaatcaatcaatcaatcaatcgtatttattgagcgcttactatgtgcagagcactgtactaagcgcttgggaagtacaaattggcaacacatagagacagtccctacccagcttatatcttctagactgtgagcctgctgttgggtagggaccgtctctatatgttgccaacttggacttcccaagcgcttagtccagtgctcggcacacagtaagcactcaataaatacgattgaatgaatgaatgagcccactgttggggagggaccgtctctatatgttgccaacttggacttcccaaacgcttagtccagtgctctgcatacagtaagcgctcaataaatacgattgtatgaatgaatgaatctaccccagctcttagtacactgcctggtacatagtaaacactcaacaaataccattgaaaaaattaaaatgtaaaaaaaGGGAATGGAGAGCAGTACTCCATTCTTCTGGCCCTTTGACCCACTGCCCACGAAGGCCTGCGTCTCTGAGGTCAGCTGGGTCTGCTTCTCAGAGGTCAGCTGGGCCCACATCCCCTCACCTCGGAGccaggagtcacttcacttccctgggcctcagttaccccaactgtaaaacggggatgaagactgtgagccccccgtgggacaacctgatcaccttgtaacctccccagcgcttggaacagtgctttgcacatagtaagcgcttaattctatttattctatttattttattttgttaacatgttttgttgtctgtctcccccttctagactgtgagcccactgttgggtagggaccgtctctatacgttgccaacttgtacttcccaagcacttagtacagtgctctatacactatgtgccaggcactgtactaagcactggggtagatacaggtttatcagtttggacacagcccatgtcccacatggggctcacggtcttaatccccattttacagatgaggtaactgaagcccggagaagttaagtcatttgcccaaggtcacacagcagacaagtggtggaagcaggattagaacccatgaccttctgactcccacgcccgtgctctatccattaggtcaagctgcttctcttgggagaatacaacaaaacagaattagtggataagttccctgcccataataataataataataataataattatggcatttattaagcgcttactatgtgcaaagcactgttctaagcgctggggaggttacaaggtgatcgagttgtcccacggggggctcacagtcttaatcccccattttacagatgaggtaactgaggcccagagaagtgaagcgactcgcccaaagtcacacagctgacaattggcggagccgggatttgaacccatgacctctgactccaaagcccgggctctttccactgagccacgctgcttccataacaagcttagataAAGTGGAGGAAAGAgtgggtgggggaaaagggaCGGAGATAGAAGGGTAAAGGGGGTTGGACGAGGGTGGGAGAGccgagccccccttctcctccctgccccccgagcCCAGTCACATACCGGCCGGTCACGGTGCCGATGGCCAGGACGGACCCGTTGGGGTGGAAGCCGGCTGAGCGGGCCGGGTCCTAGGGATACAGcggcgagggggggggggggtcacatcgGAGGCTTTGTCGCTGCTCGTCCCCCCGCCCCGATGCCagcaccccctcgccccccaccgcTGCCCCGCACCTCGATGGTTTTGCTCCAGATGGGCCGGTGGGTGTCCACGTTCCACAGGTGGACCTGTTTATCCTGCCCACACGTCACAAACCGGTCCTGGCTGGGGTGGGCAGCCAGACCCCACAACTCCTCTGTGTGGCCCTGGGGGAGAGCCACCCCGTCAGCCCCTCCGTGTGGCTTGGTGATGGTGGGGGAAGTAGGGGGGGCACGACGGGCAGGCCCTGGGAGCAAGAATCtctgctggggaaactgaggaaatcaACGGGAACCAGAGCAGGAGGTGCAGGCTGGTAAAGGGACAAAATGAGGCTGAGGGATCCCTGGAGCCAAAcggaggggctggggcaggaaccATCCCGGGATGGGTCGTCTAGCAATCAACCCAtcgatcagtagtacttattgaatgcttacggtgtgtagagcaccgtactaaatgcttgggagagtacaacacaatagagttggactccccaactccctccttgccTTTCTCATTTGCCCCTTTCATTCTTCCGTATCCGCTCTCTCccgtcagtcgtgtttattgactgcttactgtgtgcggaacgctgtgctaagagcttaggaaagtgcGCTGTaactgagttgggagacatgttcccttctgGAGGTCACCAGAATTTAgattacaagctcattgtggcctgggaacgtgtctgttacagttatattgcactctcctgagaacttggtactgtgctctgcgcagagtaagctctcaataaatatgattgactgactgaccaaagatCTCCTCCTCACCAAATTTAATGGACTCtcctccgtcctaatcctccttgtttTAGAtgacaagctcattgtggcctgggaacgtgtctgttacagttatattgtactctcctaagaacttggtactgtgctctgcacagagtaaactctcaataaatacaattgactgactgaccaaagatCTTCTCCTCACCAAATTTAATGGACTCtcctccgtcctaatcctccttgttttctctgttgcctttgacactgtcggcccccccactcctcccagAAACACCACTTGAATTTGGCTttccagacactgtcctctcctgcttctgctcctcGCTGTCTCTGGCCGgatcctcctctcactccctaaCTATTGGggtggtccctcaaggttcagttctggtccccttctagtctccatcaacCCCCACTGCCTCGAAGAACTCATCGCTCCCAGAACTATCACCTCTCCACGGACGGATCCGAAGACAACGTCTCCAGCAGCCCCAGCATCTCTCCTTCTGCAGGACTTGTCTGATTAATcacttacaacagagttggacgcGTCACCGCCTCTCCCCGAACTCCCTCCTTGCCTTTCTCATTTGCCCTTTTCACTCTTCTGTGTCCGCTCTCTCCCATCAGTCGTGTttgttgaccgcttactgtgtgcggaacgctGTACTAAGATCTTAGGAAAGTACGCTGTAActgagttgggagacaggttccctTCTGGAGGTCACCAGTCTACAGtcttacaagcttacagtcttacagattacaagctcactgtggcctgggaacgtgtctgttacagttatattgtactctcctaagaacttggtactgtgctctgcacagagtaagctctcaataaatatgattgactgactgaccaaagatCTCCTCCTCACCAAATTGAATGGACTctcctccaccctaatcctccttgttttctctgctgccttcgacactgcgggcCCCCCTACTCCTCCCAGAAACACCACCTGAATTTGGCTTTccagacaccgtcctctcctgcttctgctcctcGCTGTCTCTGGCCggatcctcctcccactccctaactatggccggggggtccctcaaggttcagttctgggtccccttctagtctccatcaacccccactcccttgaagaactcatcgcTCCCAGGGCTCCAACTATCACCTCTCCACGGACGGATCCGAAGACAAcgtctccagcctctctccttctgcaggACTTGTCTGATTAATCACTTATCTTCCTTCCCTCTACACCTCACGGCTGCCacttcatcagtggcatttattgatcgcttgctatgtgcggagaactgtactgagctctcgggAGTTACAGAGTCGGTAGCTACGTTCCCCgcccatattgagcttaaagtctacagcccTTTTCGCATCACCTAGGCATTTGAGGgcccacattccccacccaccctcGAGCCCTGTAGCACTTAGGTCCATCACTTTATACACTTTTGTTTCtccttagctgtaatttatttcagtatctgtctcccctactacacAGTAAtcgccttgaaggcagggatgatgtAAACCAACTAtcttatcctcccaagcacttagtacagtatacgtGTTCGATCAAcattatggattgattgaaggggggggACAATatgaattgtgatatttgttaagcacttcctatgtgccaagtgctagcacagtgctctgcacaaagtaggtgctcaacaaatactgctgtTTGATCgacggctggggtagatacaagataatcaggttggacacagtccctgtcctccctggAGCTGGCCGtcttaagtagaagggggaacaggtcttgaatccccattttacagatgaggaaacggagttaAGAGAAGTcgggcgacttgtccaaggtcacacagcaggcaagcggtggagctgggaccagaacccaggtcctctgacccctgggtctgagttttccataataataataagcagtgtggctcagtggaaagagcacgggctttggagtcaggggtcatgggttcaaattccggctccgccaattgtcagctgtatgactttgggcaagtcacttcacttctctgggcctcagttacctcgtctgtaaaatggggattaagactgtgagtcccctgtgggacaacctgatcaccttgtaacttccccatcgcttagaacagtgttttgcacatagtaagcgcctaatgtgtcattattattatcattattattattattattattgttaataattgtggtatttgttaagtacttactatgtaccaggcactgtactggcacagggaaggagcatggcctttttagactgtgagcccactgttgggtagggactgtctctatatgttgccaatttgtacttcccaagagcttagtacagtgctctgcacatagtaagcgctcaataaatacgattgatgatgatgatgatggcctaatggatacagcacgggcctgggagttagagagacctgggttctaatccccactccgccacttgtctgctgtgagaatttaagtcacttaacttctctgggcctcagtgcctcatctgtacaagggggattaagactgtgagccccatgtgcgccagggactgtgtccaacccaatctgcctgcatctatcccagtgcttagtacggggcctggcatgttgtaagtgcttaataaataccacaactattattattattatcactaagagCCGTGGCGGACGCAAATAAAtctgagtggacacagtccctctcccacagggggctccgaGTAGGTTGTGCTCCTTCTCGGAATAGAGTGGGAGATCCCAGCTggcctcctccccagctccctgccccctaCACCGCCCCACCACCCTCGCCCGCTCACCTGGAcgagggaggagaagcctgcagcCACGGAGCCGAGCAGCACGGAGTTGCGGGTGGTTCCCACGTAGAGAGTGTCTCCCCGGCCCTCAGCCACCGTCCTCACGGGCCCCAGCCCCTCTGGGACCTGGAGGGACAGGAACGGGGCGGGGTGGACTGACcgcagggggagggggcccgcgcgcacacacacacacacaggggaggaggacgggggcaggaggggcagcgTTAGGGTTGGGGATCCCAGCCGCCCCAACCTCCTCCGCTCCCCGCCCCTGTCCCCAACCCTGGGACCCTCCATGTAGTCGCTGACCCCCCCCACGCTCCCGGGTCAGAGTCCCGCCCGGCCCCTCCGCCCACTCCCTCGTCCCTCACCTCCGACTCCTGCACCTTCCGTAAGTCTCGATCCCAGAGC
This region includes:
- the EML2 gene encoding echinoderm microtubule-associated protein-like 2 isoform X3, translating into MSSFGPSKTKEVIFSTEDGAVKMFLRGRPVPMLIPDALAPTYSLDAKPEMPSRRFKLDWVYGYRGRDCRANLYLLPTGEIVYFVASVAVLYSVEEQRQRHYLGHNDDIKCLAVHPDMITIATGQVAGTTKEGKLLPPHVRVWDSVSLSTLHVLGLGAFDRAVCCVGFSKSNGGGLLCAVDDSNDHILSVWDWAKEQKVADIKCSNEAVLVATYHPTEPDLIITCGKSHIHFWTHEGSSLSKRQGIFEKHEKPKYVLCVAFTEEGDVVTGDSSGNLYVWGKGGTRITQAVVGAHEGGVFGLCTLRDGTLVSGGGRDRRVVLWDRDLRKVQESEVPEGLGPVRTVAEGRGDTLYVGTTRNSVLLGSVAAGFSSLVQGHTEELWGLAAHPSQDRFVTCGQDKQVHLWNVDTHRPIWSKTIEDPARSAGFHPNGSVLAIGTVTGRWLVLDAETHDLVVIHTDGGEQISVVSFSPDGAFLAVGSHDNLVYVYAVSEEGHKYSRVGKCSGHSSFITHLDWARDSSCFVTNSGDYEILYWDPATCKQITSAEAVRNVDWVTASCVLGFGVFGIWSEGADGTDINAVARSHDSKLLASADDFGKVHLFAYPCCQPRAQSHKYGGHSSHVTNITFLHSDRAALSTGGKDTSVLQWSVV